The following proteins are encoded in a genomic region of Paraburkholderia sp. BL23I1N1:
- the motA gene encoding flagellar motor stator protein MotA, whose translation MLIFVGTLVTLLSVFGGYALEGGHLSALLQPVEVLMIVGAGVGAFILGNGMKTIKATLRVIPTLFKGAKYNKDVYMELMALLYVLLAKARKEGTLTLEADIDDPSKSPIFTQYPKILADHHIIEFLTDYLRLMVGGNMNAFEIESLMDEEIETHHQEGEAPAHALNKVGDAMPAFGIVAAVMGVVHTMASADKPPAVLGEMIAQALVGTFLGILLSYGLIGPLASVAEQRVTESTKMFQCIKVTILASLNGYAPAIAVEFGRKVLFSTERPSFAELEEHVRRVKAK comes from the coding sequence GTGCTGATTTTCGTGGGAACACTCGTGACGCTTTTGTCCGTTTTCGGCGGTTACGCGCTGGAAGGCGGCCATCTCAGCGCGCTGTTGCAACCCGTCGAAGTGCTGATGATTGTCGGCGCCGGGGTCGGCGCGTTCATTCTCGGTAACGGGATGAAGACGATCAAGGCGACGCTGCGCGTCATTCCGACGCTGTTCAAGGGCGCGAAGTACAACAAGGACGTCTATATGGAGCTGATGGCGCTCCTTTACGTTCTGCTGGCCAAGGCGCGCAAGGAAGGCACGCTGACGCTGGAAGCCGACATCGACGATCCGTCGAAGAGCCCGATCTTCACGCAGTACCCGAAGATCCTCGCCGACCACCACATCATCGAATTCCTGACCGACTACCTGCGTCTGATGGTGGGCGGCAACATGAACGCGTTCGAGATCGAAAGCCTGATGGACGAGGAGATCGAGACGCATCACCAGGAAGGCGAAGCGCCCGCGCACGCCCTGAACAAGGTCGGCGACGCGATGCCGGCATTCGGTATCGTGGCCGCGGTGATGGGCGTGGTGCACACCATGGCCTCCGCCGACAAGCCGCCCGCGGTGCTCGGCGAGATGATCGCCCAGGCGCTGGTCGGCACCTTCCTCGGCATTCTGCTCTCGTACGGGCTGATCGGGCCGCTCGCAAGCGTCGCCGAACAGCGCGTGACGGAGTCGACCAAGATGTTCCAGTGCATCAAGGTGACGATCCTCGCCAGCCTGAATGGCTATGCGCCGGCTATTGCCGTCGAATTCGGCCGCAAGGTGCTCTTCTCGACTGAACGCCCGTCGTTCGCCGAGCTGGAAGAGCACGTGCGCCGCGTCAAAGCCAAGTAA
- the flhC gene encoding flagellar transcriptional regulator FlhC, which translates to MAIKSVVQEVREITLAIELIELGARLQLLEAETSLSRDRLIKLYKELKGVSPPKGMLPFSTDWFMTWQPNFHSSLFYNIYRFMAGHGGCLTIQSIVKSYRLYLEHVQLHDDEPVLSLTRAWTLVRFFDSGMLQMTACCRCGGHFVAHAHDPQHAFVCGLCQPPSRAGKTKKFVDARARESLAALEV; encoded by the coding sequence ATGGCAATTAAAAGTGTTGTGCAGGAAGTCAGGGAAATCACCCTGGCCATCGAGCTGATCGAACTCGGCGCGCGGTTGCAATTGCTGGAAGCCGAAACCAGTCTGTCGCGCGACCGGCTGATCAAGCTGTACAAGGAACTGAAAGGGGTGTCGCCGCCCAAGGGCATGCTGCCGTTTTCGACCGACTGGTTCATGACCTGGCAGCCGAACTTTCACTCCTCGCTGTTCTATAACATCTACCGTTTCATGGCCGGCCACGGCGGCTGTCTGACGATCCAGTCGATCGTGAAGAGCTACCGGCTCTATCTGGAACACGTTCAGTTGCACGACGACGAGCCCGTGCTCAGTCTCACGCGCGCGTGGACGCTGGTGCGCTTCTTCGACTCCGGAATGCTGCAAATGACCGCCTGTTGCCGGTGCGGCGGGCATTTTGTCGCGCATGCGCACGATCCGCAGCACGCCTTTGTCTGCGGGCTGTGTCAGCCGCCTTCGCGCGCGGGTAAGACAAAGAAATTTGTCGACGCCCGGGCCCGCGAAAGCCTCGCCGCGCTCGAAGTTTGA
- the flhD gene encoding flagellar transcriptional regulator FlhD: MSATSEMLNEIREVNLSYLLLAQRLLREDKPMGMFRMGISDQLADVLANLSLAQTVKLAASNQVLCRFRFDDHAVLSALADKGKSSAVAQAHSAILMASQPVEQVG, translated from the coding sequence ATGAGCGCGACAAGCGAAATGCTCAATGAGATCAGAGAAGTCAACCTGTCTTATCTCCTGCTCGCGCAGCGCCTGCTGCGTGAGGACAAGCCTATGGGCATGTTTCGCATGGGGATTTCGGATCAGCTAGCCGACGTGCTCGCCAATCTGTCTTTGGCGCAGACCGTGAAGCTGGCGGCGTCCAATCAGGTGTTGTGCCGCTTCCGTTTCGACGACCATGCCGTGCTGTCCGCCCTTGCGGACAAAGGCAAATCCAGCGCCGTGGCTCAGGCGCATTCCGCGATCCTGATGGCAAGCCAGCCAGTCGAACAAGTCGGCTGA
- a CDS encoding glycosyltransferase family 4 protein, translated as MRIAQIAPLYEAVPPKLYGGTERVVSYLTEALVDLGHDVTLFASGDSITSANLDACWPRALRLDPTIRDALAPHILMMEKVRRVAHEFDVLHFHLDYMPFPLFTTMDTPFVTTLHGRLDLPELQPVFDAFSNVPVVSISDSQRVPLPQANWLNTIYHGLPEQLLTPQTHKEPEYLAFLGRICPEKRVDTAIKIAAQSGLPLKIAAKVDKVDQEYFKKEIEPLLSMAHVEFVGEINEAQKPEFLSGAKALLFPIDWSEPFGLVMIESMACGTPVIAFNRGSVPEVIDHGVTGYIVEDVQGAVAALQRLDELSRTEIRAQFERRFSSKTMAQNYVDGYSALIEATRRPVLRQVAVG; from the coding sequence ATGCGAATCGCACAAATTGCGCCGTTGTACGAAGCTGTCCCGCCGAAACTCTACGGTGGCACCGAGCGTGTCGTCTCGTATCTGACTGAAGCGCTGGTCGACCTCGGCCACGACGTTACGCTGTTTGCGAGCGGCGACTCGATCACCTCCGCGAACCTCGACGCCTGCTGGCCTCGTGCGCTGCGCCTCGATCCGACGATCCGCGACGCGCTGGCTCCGCACATCCTGATGATGGAAAAAGTGCGCCGTGTCGCGCATGAGTTCGACGTGCTGCACTTTCACCTCGACTACATGCCGTTCCCGCTCTTCACCACCATGGACACGCCGTTTGTGACGACACTTCACGGCCGCCTGGACTTGCCGGAACTGCAACCGGTGTTCGACGCGTTCTCGAATGTGCCGGTGGTATCGATTTCGGATTCGCAGCGCGTGCCGCTGCCGCAGGCCAACTGGCTGAACACGATTTACCACGGCCTGCCGGAGCAGTTGCTCACGCCGCAAACACACAAAGAGCCGGAATACCTGGCGTTCCTCGGTCGTATCTGTCCTGAGAAGCGCGTCGATACAGCTATCAAGATCGCTGCGCAAAGCGGTTTGCCGCTGAAGATCGCCGCCAAGGTGGACAAGGTCGACCAGGAATACTTCAAGAAGGAAATCGAACCGCTGCTTTCCATGGCGCACGTGGAGTTCGTCGGCGAAATCAACGAGGCGCAGAAGCCCGAGTTTCTATCGGGCGCCAAGGCGCTGCTGTTCCCGATCGACTGGTCGGAGCCGTTCGGTCTGGTGATGATCGAATCGATGGCGTGCGGCACGCCGGTGATCGCGTTCAACCGCGGCTCGGTGCCGGAAGTGATCGACCACGGCGTGACCGGCTACATTGTCGAGGACGTTCAAGGTGCGGTAGCCGCGCTGCAGCGTCTGGACGAACTGTCGCGCACGGAGATTCGCGCACAGTTCGAACGCCGCTTCAGTTCGAAAACGATGGCTCAGAATTACGTTGACGGCTATTCGGCACTGATCGAAGCGACGCGCCGCCCGGTGTTGCGCCAGGTCGCGGTGGGTTGA
- a CDS encoding H-NS histone family protein, which yields MSQYADLKAQIAKLQAQADEARRTEIDNVVADIRQKIAEYGLTAQDLGFAVAARRGRPPKKAPLPAKYQDPKSGNTWSGRGKPPKWIVGKNRERFLIGAA from the coding sequence ATGTCTCAATATGCAGACCTCAAGGCGCAGATCGCCAAATTGCAGGCACAAGCAGACGAAGCCCGGCGTACTGAAATCGACAATGTTGTCGCTGACATCCGCCAAAAGATCGCTGAATATGGTCTAACCGCGCAAGACCTCGGCTTTGCGGTTGCCGCACGGCGCGGACGCCCGCCAAAGAAGGCGCCGCTGCCGGCCAAGTATCAGGATCCGAAATCGGGCAATACCTGGAGCGGGCGCGGCAAACCGCCAAAGTGGATTGTCGGCAAGAATCGCGAACGCTTTTTGATTGGCGCGGCGTGA
- the aqpZ gene encoding aquaporin Z: protein MQLSKRLAAELFGTFWLVLGGCGSAVLAANFAGPVHGLGIGFVGVSLAFGLTVLTMAYAIGHISGCHLNPAVSVGLTVAGRFPARDLLPYIVAQVIGAVLGALVLSLIASGKPGFDLVASGFASNGYGERSPGQYSLAAAFICEVVMTGFFLFVILGATDKRAPAGFAPIAIGLCLTLIHLISIPVTNTSVNPARSTGPALFVGGAAMDQLWMFWVAPIIGAVIAGVLYPLIAECRRGKSQELALD from the coding sequence ATGCAGTTGTCAAAGCGCCTCGCCGCCGAGCTGTTCGGCACTTTCTGGCTCGTGCTCGGGGGTTGCGGCAGCGCCGTCCTCGCCGCTAACTTCGCCGGTCCGGTTCACGGTCTGGGCATTGGCTTTGTGGGCGTTTCGCTCGCGTTCGGCCTCACTGTCCTGACAATGGCTTATGCGATCGGCCACATCTCCGGCTGCCACCTGAATCCGGCCGTAAGCGTCGGACTGACCGTCGCCGGCCGCTTTCCGGCTCGCGACCTGCTGCCGTACATCGTCGCGCAAGTGATCGGCGCGGTGCTGGGTGCGCTGGTGCTGTCGTTGATCGCATCGGGCAAACCGGGTTTCGACCTCGTCGCCAGCGGTTTCGCCAGCAACGGCTACGGTGAGCGCTCGCCGGGCCAATATTCGCTCGCGGCTGCGTTCATTTGCGAAGTGGTCATGACTGGCTTCTTCCTGTTCGTGATCCTCGGCGCGACCGACAAGCGTGCGCCGGCCGGTTTCGCGCCAATCGCGATTGGCCTGTGCCTGACGCTGATTCACCTGATCTCGATTCCGGTCACCAACACGTCGGTCAACCCGGCGCGCTCCACCGGCCCGGCGCTGTTCGTCGGCGGCGCAGCGATGGATCAGTTGTGGATGTTCTGGGTCGCACCGATCATCGGCGCAGTGATCGCAGGCGTGCTGTACCCGCTCATCGCCGAATGCCGCCGCGGCAAGTCGCAGGAACTGGCGCTCGACTGA
- a CDS encoding histidine phosphatase family protein, with protein sequence MTRFRGFLHGVALSIAGLCAGVLALPAAHAADGNTETLVFVRHGEKPAKGYGQLNCRGLNRALALPAVIAAKFGKPDAIYAPDPGQQKDDSGHPYYYIRPLATIEPTAIQFQMPVQTPYGFAQIDQLDTALVNPSNRNKLIVVAWEHKLIVKLLRQMMSTHGGNAADVPNWQSDDFDSIYIVRLDWQNGTAHASFKLDRQGLNGRAVDCPCAALPGTPSAAAAGASASSVD encoded by the coding sequence ATGACCCGTTTCCGCGGATTCCTGCATGGCGTCGCACTCTCCATCGCCGGTTTGTGCGCGGGTGTGCTGGCGTTACCCGCGGCCCATGCGGCGGACGGCAATACCGAAACGCTCGTATTCGTGCGCCATGGCGAGAAACCCGCCAAGGGTTACGGCCAACTCAATTGCCGGGGGCTCAACCGTGCGTTGGCCTTGCCGGCCGTGATCGCCGCCAAGTTCGGCAAACCGGATGCGATCTATGCGCCCGATCCCGGCCAGCAAAAAGACGACAGCGGTCACCCCTATTACTACATTCGGCCGCTTGCGACCATCGAGCCGACCGCCATCCAATTCCAGATGCCGGTTCAAACGCCGTACGGTTTCGCCCAGATTGATCAGCTCGACACGGCGCTCGTCAATCCGTCCAATCGCAACAAGCTGATTGTCGTCGCGTGGGAGCACAAGCTGATTGTGAAGTTGTTGCGCCAGATGATGAGCACGCATGGCGGCAATGCCGCCGATGTGCCCAACTGGCAAAGCGATGATTTCGACAGTATCTATATTGTTCGCCTCGACTGGCAAAACGGCACGGCCCACGCCAGTTTCAAACTTGACCGCCAGGGACTGAACGGCCGCGCTGTGGATTGCCCATGCGCGGCGCTGCCGGGTACTCCTTCTGCGGCTGCGGCGGGTGCTTCCGCGAGCTCGGTTGATTAA
- a CDS encoding PXPV repeat protein: protein MKRIVTHLLVAAGLAAGACGVAQAHTDLNIGLSLGAPVYAQPAPVYAAPQPVYYGTYGNGGWDHRYDRGGYYRDDHRDDRGWDHNDRHWGRDDHGDRRGGWHG, encoded by the coding sequence ATGAAACGCATCGTCACTCACTTGCTGGTTGCGGCTGGACTCGCGGCGGGCGCATGCGGTGTCGCGCAAGCGCATACGGATCTGAATATCGGCCTGTCGCTCGGCGCACCGGTTTATGCCCAGCCTGCACCCGTTTATGCAGCACCGCAGCCGGTGTACTACGGCACCTACGGCAACGGCGGCTGGGACCATCGCTACGATCGCGGCGGCTACTATCGCGACGACCATCGGGATGATCGCGGCTGGGATCACAACGACCGACACTGGGGTCGCGACGATCATGGCGATCGCCGCGGCGGCTGGCACGGCTGA
- a CDS encoding Cof-type HAD-IIB family hydrolase has protein sequence MYKVIATDLDGTLLNADHQVDPFTIATVRKLESDGLHFVIATGRHYCDVAGIRDLLGINPYLITSNGARIHAPDNTGIHADDLPPAIVRRLVQPEIVGAHGRVIVNLFADQAWLIDRDAPDLLKFHQDSGFTYEVTDLPKHDGVDIAKVLYIGEPADLAHVAANLAREFGDALYVTYSLPDCLEVMTSNVSKGRALQVVLKRLGVDASQCVAFGDNMNDIDLLETAGHPFMMNNANPDLITRLPDVPRIGNNFEAGVAHHLRKLFSLDDELMS, from the coding sequence ATGTACAAAGTCATTGCCACGGACCTCGACGGCACGCTGCTTAACGCCGATCACCAGGTGGACCCGTTCACGATCGCGACCGTGCGTAAGCTGGAAAGCGACGGGCTGCACTTCGTGATCGCGACGGGGCGCCACTACTGCGACGTTGCGGGCATTCGCGACCTGCTGGGCATCAACCCGTATCTGATCACGTCGAACGGCGCACGCATTCACGCGCCGGACAACACGGGGATTCACGCCGACGACCTGCCACCGGCCATCGTGCGGCGGTTGGTGCAGCCGGAAATCGTCGGCGCGCACGGCCGCGTGATCGTCAACCTGTTCGCCGACCAGGCGTGGTTGATCGACCGGGATGCGCCGGACCTGTTGAAATTCCATCAGGATTCCGGCTTCACCTACGAGGTAACCGATCTGCCGAAGCACGACGGTGTCGATATCGCGAAGGTTCTTTACATCGGCGAGCCCGCCGATCTCGCGCATGTCGCGGCCAACCTAGCGCGCGAATTCGGCGACGCGCTGTATGTCACCTATTCGCTGCCCGATTGCCTGGAAGTGATGACGTCGAACGTATCGAAGGGGCGCGCGTTGCAAGTCGTGCTCAAGCGCCTCGGCGTCGACGCCTCGCAATGCGTGGCGTTTGGCGACAACATGAACGATATCGATCTGCTGGAGACAGCCGGCCATCCGTTCATGATGAACAACGCCAATCCCGATCTCATCACGCGTTTGCCGGACGTGCCGCGCATCGGCAACAACTTCGAAGCCGGCGTCGCGCACCATCTGCGCAAACTTTTCTCGCTCGACGACGAACTGATGTCCTGA
- a CDS encoding BadF/BadG/BcrA/BcrD ATPase family protein → MDKDLFLIGIDGGGSGTRVVLGDAQGRELAQAASGPSGLGLGVERAWQAIGAGCADAFARAGVPLDWSRCVLGCGLAGVNNRDWLAAFRAQAPAVAGLAVESDVYTSLLGAHGGAHGVVVALGTGSQAAALDGNGECRISGGYGYPSGDEASGAWLGLRAVVHAQQALDGRVPHDDLAQALLAHTGAHDRDSLIVWLCEANQTAYARLAPIVIAHRTHPFAARLLGEAGEEVGKMIAALDPSAALPVALCGGLGAPLREYVPQIYQPRLREPLADSAHGGLQLAQREAARVAG, encoded by the coding sequence ATGGATAAAGACCTCTTTTTGATCGGCATCGATGGCGGCGGCAGCGGTACGCGCGTCGTCCTTGGCGACGCCCAGGGCCGCGAACTGGCACAGGCGGCGAGCGGGCCGTCGGGGCTGGGCCTCGGTGTGGAGCGCGCGTGGCAGGCTATCGGAGCCGGCTGCGCCGACGCATTTGCACGTGCCGGCGTGCCGCTGGACTGGTCGCGCTGCGTACTCGGCTGCGGATTGGCAGGGGTCAATAATCGCGACTGGCTGGCCGCATTTCGCGCGCAGGCACCGGCGGTAGCCGGACTCGCGGTGGAAAGCGATGTCTACACCAGCTTGCTTGGCGCGCACGGTGGCGCGCACGGCGTGGTCGTCGCGCTTGGCACCGGCAGTCAGGCGGCCGCGCTCGACGGCAATGGCGAATGCCGAATCTCCGGCGGCTACGGTTACCCGTCTGGCGATGAGGCGAGCGGCGCCTGGCTCGGGTTGCGGGCCGTCGTCCACGCGCAGCAGGCGCTCGACGGGCGCGTACCCCACGACGATCTGGCGCAGGCGCTGCTCGCCCACACCGGTGCGCATGACCGCGACAGCCTCATAGTCTGGCTGTGCGAAGCCAATCAGACGGCTTATGCAAGGCTCGCGCCGATCGTCATCGCGCATCGCACGCATCCGTTCGCGGCGCGATTGCTCGGCGAGGCCGGCGAGGAAGTGGGCAAGATGATTGCCGCGCTCGATCCGTCGGCGGCCTTGCCGGTCGCGTTGTGCGGCGGTCTCGGCGCACCGCTGCGCGAATACGTGCCACAGATTTATCAGCCCCGTTTGCGCGAGCCGTTGGCGGATTCCGCACATGGCGGTTTGCAGTTGGCGCAGCGCGAAGCGGCTCGCGTCGCCGGTTGA
- a CDS encoding DNA-3-methyladenine glycosylase I — MTQRCNWVSSEALAHYHDTEWGVPSRDDQHLFEMLVLEGAQAGLSWSTILNKRTGYRRAFADFDIDKVARFTPKHVDALLLDESIVRHRGKIESAITNARAVQQIQAEHGSLANFLWSFVDQTPIQNDWASYKQAPASTEISDALSKGLKRYGCKFVGSTICYAFMQAVGMVNDHEATCMCRARCAALGKKGRNRKAG, encoded by the coding sequence GTGACACAGCGATGCAACTGGGTATCGAGCGAAGCGCTCGCACACTACCACGACACCGAATGGGGCGTACCCTCGCGCGACGATCAGCACTTGTTCGAAATGCTTGTACTGGAGGGCGCGCAGGCGGGCTTGTCATGGTCGACGATTCTTAACAAACGCACCGGCTATCGTCGCGCCTTCGCCGACTTCGACATCGATAAAGTCGCGCGCTTCACGCCCAAACATGTCGATGCGCTGCTACTGGACGAAAGTATCGTGCGCCATCGCGGCAAGATCGAGTCGGCGATTACCAACGCGCGCGCCGTGCAGCAGATTCAGGCCGAGCACGGCTCGCTCGCCAACTTCTTATGGTCGTTCGTCGATCAGACGCCGATCCAGAACGATTGGGCATCGTATAAGCAGGCGCCGGCATCCACGGAAATTTCGGACGCGCTCAGCAAGGGGCTGAAGCGCTACGGCTGCAAGTTCGTCGGCTCGACGATCTGCTACGCGTTCATGCAGGCGGTCGGCATGGTGAACGATCACGAGGCGACCTGCATGTGCCGCGCGCGATGCGCGGCGCTCGGCAAGAAGGGACGCAATCGCAAAGCGGGCTGA
- the rpsU gene encoding 30S ribosomal protein S21, whose amino-acid sequence MTTILLKENEPFEVAIRRFRRAIEKNGLIAELRERQSYEKPTTARKRKKAAAVKRLHKRLRSQMLPKKLH is encoded by the coding sequence ATGACGACGATTCTTCTGAAAGAAAACGAGCCGTTCGAAGTGGCGATTCGCCGCTTTCGTCGCGCAATTGAAAAGAATGGCCTGATCGCTGAACTGCGTGAGCGCCAATCGTACGAAAAGCCGACTACGGCCCGTAAGCGCAAGAAGGCTGCTGCTGTGAAGCGCCTGCACAAGCGCCTGCGCAGCCAGATGCTGCCGAAAAAGCTGCACTAA
- a CDS encoding aldo/keto reductase codes for MQKRRIGRSELEVAPLMFGGNVFGWTADEATSFSILDAFVDAGLNFIDTADVYSAWVPGNQGGESETILGKWFRQSGKRDGIVLATKVSKHPQRKGLSAANIQAAVEDSLRRLQTDYIDVYFSHDDDTETPLAETLGAYQRLIEAGKVRVIGASNYSGARVEEALAVSRQHGLPEYQLLQPEYNLYDRAAYERDIEPVALANRLGVVVYWSLASGFLSGKYRSQADLANKARGSRVEKYLNERGLRILDALDQVAERHGSTPATVALAWLIARPSVTAPIASATSVDQLKSLAAAVHLMLTRADIGELDEASA; via the coding sequence ATGCAAAAGCGCCGGATTGGACGTTCCGAATTAGAGGTCGCGCCGCTTATGTTCGGCGGCAATGTATTTGGCTGGACCGCCGATGAAGCCACCTCGTTTTCGATCCTGGATGCCTTTGTCGATGCGGGGCTCAACTTCATTGATACCGCCGACGTTTATTCCGCATGGGTGCCGGGCAATCAGGGCGGCGAATCGGAAACCATCCTCGGCAAGTGGTTCAGGCAGAGCGGCAAGCGCGACGGGATCGTGCTTGCCACCAAGGTGTCCAAGCACCCGCAGCGCAAGGGTTTGTCTGCCGCGAACATTCAGGCGGCAGTGGAAGATTCGCTACGGCGCTTGCAAACCGATTACATCGACGTCTATTTTTCTCACGACGACGACACCGAAACGCCTTTGGCTGAAACGCTTGGCGCCTATCAGCGGCTAATCGAGGCGGGCAAGGTGCGGGTGATCGGCGCGTCGAACTACAGCGGCGCGCGCGTCGAGGAAGCGCTCGCCGTGTCCCGCCAGCATGGATTGCCCGAGTACCAGTTGTTGCAGCCGGAGTACAACCTGTATGATCGCGCCGCTTATGAGCGGGACATCGAACCGGTGGCGCTCGCCAATCGGCTCGGCGTGGTGGTGTACTGGAGCCTTGCAAGCGGCTTTCTGTCCGGCAAGTACCGGTCGCAGGCCGATCTGGCCAACAAGGCGCGCGGCAGCCGGGTCGAGAAATATCTGAACGAGCGCGGCTTGCGGATTCTGGACGCGCTCGACCAAGTCGCCGAGCGGCACGGCAGCACGCCGGCCACCGTCGCACTGGCCTGGCTGATCGCGCGGCCGAGTGTAACGGCCCCAATTGCAAGCGCGACCTCGGTCGACCAGCTCAAGAGCCTGGCCGCCGCCGTCCATCTGATGCTGACCAGGGCCGATATTGGAGAACTGGACGAGGCGAGCGCCTGA
- a CDS encoding flagellin, whose translation MLGINSNINSLVAQQNLNGSQSALSQAITRLSSGKRINSAADDAAGLAISTRMQTQINGLNQGVSNANDGVSMVQTASSALSSLTSSLQRIRQLAVQASTGSLSSSDQAALQKEVSAQISEVNRIASQTTYNGTNILDGSAGSLTFQVGANVGQTISLNLSQSMSAAKIGGGLVQTGQTVGTVSLSVDATGAYTTAASPAITAINVLSDGKGGYTFTDQNNQAIAGTVAAAVFGANATGGTGVQVGALALQAAATTTAGAGSAAQASAVAQINAINSPPTVSNLDISTVTGANEAMVSIDNALQTVNNLQASLGAAQNRFTAIATSQQAESTDLSSAQSQITDANFAQETANLSKAQVLQQAGISVLAQANSNPQQVLKLLQ comes from the coding sequence ATGCTCGGAATCAATAGCAATATCAACTCGCTGGTTGCACAGCAAAACCTCAATGGCTCGCAAAGCGCCCTTTCGCAAGCCATCACCCGCCTGTCCTCGGGCAAGCGCATCAACAGCGCAGCTGACGATGCAGCAGGTCTGGCGATCTCGACGCGTATGCAAACGCAGATCAACGGCCTGAACCAGGGCGTGTCGAATGCGAATGACGGCGTGTCGATGGTTCAAACCGCATCGAGCGCACTGTCGTCGCTGACGTCCAGCCTGCAACGTATCCGTCAGCTGGCCGTGCAAGCATCGACCGGTTCGCTGTCGTCGAGCGACCAGGCAGCTCTGCAGAAGGAAGTCTCGGCGCAGATCTCGGAAGTGAACCGTATCGCTTCGCAAACGACGTACAACGGCACGAACATTCTGGACGGCTCGGCAGGCAGCCTGACGTTCCAGGTCGGCGCGAACGTTGGCCAGACCATCAGCCTGAACCTGAGCCAGTCGATGTCGGCAGCGAAGATCGGTGGCGGCCTGGTGCAAACGGGTCAAACCGTCGGCACGGTCTCGCTCAGCGTGGACGCGACGGGTGCTTACACGACGGCTGCCAGCCCGGCAATCACGGCAATCAACGTGCTGTCGGACGGCAAGGGCGGCTACACCTTCACCGATCAGAACAACCAGGCGATTGCAGGAACTGTCGCAGCCGCAGTGTTCGGCGCAAACGCGACGGGCGGCACGGGCGTCCAGGTCGGGGCTCTGGCACTCCAGGCTGCTGCAACGACGACGGCAGGCGCGGGTTCCGCTGCCCAGGCATCGGCAGTCGCACAGATCAACGCGATCAACAGCCCGCCGACGGTTTCGAACCTCGACATCAGCACGGTCACCGGCGCGAACGAAGCAATGGTCTCGATCGACAACGCACTGCAGACCGTCAACAACCTGCAAGCTTCGCTGGGTGCCGCACAAAACCGCTTCACCGCAATCGCAACGTCGCAGCAAGCTGAATCGACCGACCTGTCGTCGGCACAATCGCAAATCACGGACGCCAACTTCGCACAAGAAACGGCGAACCTGAGCAAGGCGCAAGTGCTGCAACAAGCTGGTATCTCGGTGTTGGCGCAAGCTAACTCGAACCCGCAGCAAGTTCTCAAGCTCCTGCAGTAA